In the Thermoproteota archaeon genome, one interval contains:
- a CDS encoding AbrB/MazE/SpoVT family DNA-binding domain-containing protein, with product MSDKKIVKVTRNYQVTIPVSVRTKAGIREGDFVEVSYDEREGVIKISPVRRKRLTIRIGRDISVEEMERAIEEMLDETTSP from the coding sequence ATGAGCGATAAGAAGATCGTCAAGGTCACTAGGAACTACCAAGTGACTATACCAGTTAGCGTGAGGACGAAGGCTGGCATAAGAGAAGGGGATTTCGTAGAAGTATCCTACGATGAGAGGGAGGGGGTCATAAAGATCTCCCCCGTCAGGCGCAAGCGCCTCACGATAAGGATCGGCAGGGATATAAGTGTGGAGGAGATGGAGAGGGCGATTGAGGAGATGCTAGATGAGACCACTTCTCCCTGA
- a CDS encoding PIN domain-containing protein, with the protein MRPLLPDTNVLVYETIEDSTHHEEATEIMESANAIIIPAIVLHEYLWVMIRRLQVPLDFMVDKIDEYLSDRRVSYVIEPPSAVIDALEQLRGSSARNLNDFLILSTALRYDAVLATFDRELRKFAESLGVEVAP; encoded by the coding sequence ATGAGACCACTTCTCCCTGATACCAATGTCCTAGTGTATGAAACGATAGAGGATAGCACCCATCACGAGGAGGCCACTGAGATAATGGAATCAGCCAATGCTATCATAATACCGGCGATAGTCCTTCACGAATATCTGTGGGTCATGATAAGACGTCTACAAGTTCCTCTGGACTTCATGGTGGATAAGATAGACGAGTACCTGAGCGATCGTAGGGTAAGCTATGTGATCGAACCTCCAAGCGCTGTAATCGATGCCTTGGAGCAGCTAAGAGGGAGTTCCGCACGCAACCTGAACGACTTCCTCATATTATCGACGGCTTTACGCTACGATGCGGTGCTGGCCACGTTCGACAGAGAGTTGAGGAAGTTCGCTGAGAGCTTGGGCGTTGAGGTAGCTCCATGA
- a CDS encoding dihydrodipicolinate synthase family protein: MRPEGVIPPHVTPFTEDGSLDLKSLDRLIDFWLDSGVHALAACASNGEGPLLSREERVQVIRRAVDSVGGQVPVIAGVSSPSTSGILSQVRDSEGAGADAVLVTPPYYFKPNEGELEKHYSTVARESGLPILLYNVPKFVGYNLPLSLIRKLVHEFDNIVGVKESSGLLWRISELIREIGDRISVLAGTGDMLLPTLMLGGDGGIVGVAIFAPELAVDLYNSFRKGDLERASKIQLTLTMLNEVILKGLNQLSASKEALRMRGLPAGYPRRPSLPLTAEEARRVKEVLIEAGLIR, translated from the coding sequence ATGAGGCCCGAAGGAGTTATCCCTCCCCACGTGACTCCATTCACCGAGGACGGGTCCTTAGATCTGAAGTCCCTCGATAGGCTAATTGATTTCTGGCTGGATTCGGGCGTTCACGCCCTCGCTGCGTGCGCCAGTAACGGTGAGGGACCCCTACTCTCTAGGGAGGAGAGGGTCCAAGTGATAAGGAGGGCCGTGGACTCCGTCGGCGGACAGGTTCCAGTCATAGCGGGAGTCTCATCACCCTCAACATCTGGCATCCTCTCTCAGGTCAGGGACTCGGAAGGGGCCGGAGCCGATGCCGTCCTAGTAACTCCTCCCTACTACTTCAAGCCTAACGAAGGGGAGCTCGAGAAGCACTACTCCACGGTGGCTAGGGAATCTGGTTTGCCGATACTCCTATACAATGTCCCCAAGTTCGTCGGGTATAATCTGCCCCTGAGCCTGATCAGGAAGCTGGTCCACGAATTCGACAATATAGTGGGCGTAAAGGAGTCCAGCGGCCTACTCTGGAGGATCTCCGAGCTCATTAGAGAGATTGGAGATCGAATATCTGTCCTCGCCGGTACGGGAGACATGCTGCTTCCCACCCTGATGCTGGGAGGGGATGGAGGGATCGTTGGGGTGGCCATATTCGCCCCCGAGCTTGCAGTGGACCTGTACAACTCCTTCAGGAAGGGAGACTTGGAGAGGGCCTCTAAGATTCAGCTCACACTCACCATGCTCAATGAGGTGATATTGAAGGGCTTGAACCAACTGAGCGCTTCCAAAGAGGCCCTGAGGATGAGAGGGCTCCCAGCCGGATATCCTAGGAGGCCATC